The Candidatus Goldiibacteriota bacterium HGW-Goldbacteria-1 genome includes a region encoding these proteins:
- a CDS encoding 2-iminoacetate synthase ThiH produces MFYEEFLKIDTEQIKAAVNSDDKTRVESAVKKESASYQDFLAMLSPAAASLLDYMAIRAREMTQKHFGKNINMYIPLYISNECSNECAYCGFNRKNKINRKTLSEEEVKAELEGIKNLGYNSILLLTGEAPDKAGLDYIARCVAFARKYFTQVSLEIYPMDVDGYKKLVDNGATGLTVYQETYDPETYKKVHLSGQKKNFEWRINTPDRAAQAGFRKIGIGALLGLYDWRTEAAYVGAHAAYIMKKYWKTEVSVSFPRMRGSSSAFKPYQIISDRELVQMIFALRIYTKFAGITLSTREAADFRDNMISLGVTNMSAGSKTNPGGYVGSESEGQFEICDDRSVEEILLAIKSKGYYPVFKDWADTFGGNK; encoded by the coding sequence ATGTTTTATGAAGAGTTTTTAAAAATAGATACAGAGCAGATAAAAGCAGCGGTTAATTCCGATGATAAAACGCGTGTTGAAAGCGCGGTTAAAAAAGAGAGTGCCTCCTATCAGGATTTTCTTGCGATGCTTTCGCCCGCGGCGGCTTCATTGCTTGATTACATGGCGATAAGGGCAAGGGAAATGACGCAGAAACACTTTGGTAAAAATATTAACATGTACATTCCCCTTTATATTTCCAATGAATGTTCCAATGAATGCGCTTACTGCGGGTTCAACAGAAAAAATAAAATCAACAGAAAGACGCTAAGCGAAGAAGAAGTGAAAGCCGAACTTGAAGGTATAAAAAACCTGGGATATAACAGTATTCTTCTGTTAACCGGGGAAGCTCCTGACAAAGCCGGGCTTGATTACATAGCGCGGTGTGTAGCGTTTGCAAGAAAGTATTTTACGCAGGTCTCGCTTGAAATTTACCCTATGGATGTTGATGGCTATAAAAAACTTGTGGATAACGGTGCCACAGGGCTTACGGTGTATCAGGAAACTTATGACCCTGAAACATATAAAAAAGTCCACCTGTCCGGGCAGAAGAAAAATTTTGAATGGCGCATTAACACTCCTGACCGCGCGGCGCAGGCGGGGTTCCGTAAAATCGGCATAGGCGCGCTTTTAGGGCTTTATGACTGGCGCACGGAAGCGGCGTATGTGGGCGCGCACGCGGCATATATAATGAAAAAATACTGGAAAACAGAAGTATCCGTAAGTTTTCCAAGGATGAGAGGCTCCAGCTCCGCATTCAAACCGTATCAGATAATAAGCGATAGGGAGCTTGTGCAGATGATATTTGCCTTAAGGATATATACCAAATTTGCCGGCATCACCCTTTCCACAAGGGAAGCCGCGGATTTCAGGGACAATATGATAAGCCTTGGAGTAACAAATATGAGCGCCGGTTCAAAGACAAATCCCGGCGGCTACGTCGGAAGCGAATCTGAAGGCCAGTTTGAAATTTGCGACGACAGAAGCGTGGAAGAAATACTTCTGGCAATTAAAAGCAAAGGGTATTATCCCGTGTTTAAAGACTGGGCTGATACGTTTGGGGGTAATAAATGA
- a CDS encoding metal-dependent phosphohydrolase, with protein MPAKKKKTSRGVSEKADKDILQKILKITEDIHNISDIDILLDKILFEVRKFTNAEAGTIFLVDGNILRISYTQNEVLFGKSISNRYKYLNHEIPINETSMAGFAAFNGEMLVVDDAYKISSKEKYSFNKDFDISSGYKTQSVLNMPLKTARSRVIGVMQIINAKNDMGKVVPFSEEDQLYISYFANDAAIAIEKAISTRQMVLRMLRMVEFRDPKETGGHVNRMGAYSVEIYHQWAKDRGFPPELIRRFKDKLRIASMLHDAGKIAIPDSILKKPAKLTPEEFGTMKMHTIFGYRLFESKDSEIDAMAAEIALAHHEKWDGTGYPGRVKDVMTLKKLDSESGKTDLEIPVTGRIVAVADVYDALVSKRIYKEPWDETRVIEYIKDNSEKHFDPEVVDAFLKVYDVIAAIRDKYTEDTEQEEQAPNPDSVKD; from the coding sequence ATGCCGGCGAAAAAGAAAAAAACTTCACGAGGGGTAAGCGAGAAAGCGGACAAGGATATACTTCAAAAAATCCTTAAAATAACAGAAGATATCCACAATATAAGCGATATTGACATCCTTCTTGATAAAATTCTTTTTGAAGTCAGAAAATTCACAAATGCCGAAGCAGGCACTATTTTTCTTGTTGACGGCAATATTCTGCGTATCAGTTATACCCAGAATGAAGTCCTTTTCGGGAAAAGCATTTCTAACAGGTATAAATACCTTAATCATGAAATCCCAATCAATGAAACTTCCATGGCGGGTTTTGCCGCTTTTAACGGGGAAATGCTTGTGGTGGATGACGCGTACAAAATAAGTTCAAAAGAAAAATACTCCTTTAACAAAGATTTTGATATTTCTTCAGGATACAAAACACAGTCGGTGCTTAACATGCCGCTTAAAACCGCAAGAAGCAGGGTTATAGGCGTCATGCAGATAATTAACGCGAAAAATGACATGGGTAAAGTGGTGCCTTTTTCCGAAGAGGATCAGCTTTATATCTCTTATTTTGCCAATGACGCGGCGATTGCCATTGAAAAAGCGATAAGCACAAGGCAGATGGTTTTAAGGATGCTGCGTATGGTTGAATTCCGCGACCCCAAGGAAACCGGCGGACATGTAAACAGAATGGGCGCGTATTCTGTTGAAATTTACCACCAGTGGGCAAAGGACAGGGGCTTTCCTCCGGAACTTATAAGGCGTTTTAAGGATAAATTAAGAATAGCTTCCATGCTGCATGATGCCGGAAAGATTGCCATACCGGACAGTATATTGAAAAAACCCGCGAAGTTAACCCCTGAAGAATTTGGTACGATGAAAATGCATACTATTTTCGGGTACCGGTTATTTGAATCCAAGGATTCGGAAATTGACGCCATGGCAGCGGAAATAGCCCTTGCGCACCATGAAAAATGGGACGGCACAGGATACCCGGGAAGGGTTAAAGATGTGATGACCTTAAAAAAACTGGATTCCGAAAGCGGCAAGACAGACCTTGAAATTCCCGTAACAGGAAGAATAGTGGCGGTGGCGGATGTATATGACGCGCTGGTATCAAAAAGAATTTATAAGGAACCCTGGGATGAAACAAGGGTAATTGAATATATAAAAGACAATTCAGAAAAACATTTTGACCCGGAAGTAGTGGACGCTTTTTTAAAGGTGTATGATGTCATAGCCGCTATAAGGGATAAATATACGGAAGATACAGAACAGGAAGAACAGGCGCCAAATCCGGATTCGGTGAAAGATTAA
- a CDS encoding quinolinate synthase has protein sequence MEKNEMIAKIKELKVKKGALIVAHNYQIPDIQDIADFTGDSLELARKTAAAPEQLIVFCGVKFMAETAKILSPKKKVLIPRIDAGCPLADTITVEEVKEYRKKYPNAAFAGYVNTNAEVKVLLDVCVTSANAIDVVKKLPQKQVVFLPDKNLGYWVKKSVPEKELIIHQGGCIVHRQFNKEDVIKSREAHPGVKILVHPECEPEVVDSADVVGSTSGMIKYVRESPDKQFIIGTEEGHIHRLKKERPDAEFFSLGSAKVCVNMKKTRLSDLLACLEEEKTEIILDEETIINARRPIEKMVEL, from the coding sequence ATGGAAAAAAATGAAATGATTGCAAAGATCAAGGAACTAAAGGTAAAAAAAGGCGCGCTTATAGTCGCGCACAACTATCAGATACCGGACATTCAGGATATCGCGGATTTTACCGGCGACTCTCTGGAACTGGCGCGCAAAACAGCGGCGGCGCCGGAACAGTTAATAGTATTCTGCGGCGTAAAATTTATGGCAGAGACCGCAAAAATTCTTTCTCCTAAAAAGAAAGTATTAATCCCCAGAATTGACGCGGGATGCCCTCTGGCTGATACAATTACAGTGGAAGAGGTAAAAGAATACCGTAAAAAATATCCAAACGCGGCTTTTGCAGGTTATGTCAACACAAACGCCGAAGTAAAAGTACTTCTGGATGTATGTGTCACATCGGCAAATGCCATAGACGTGGTTAAAAAACTTCCCCAGAAACAGGTGGTCTTTCTTCCTGATAAAAACCTTGGCTATTGGGTAAAGAAAAGTGTTCCTGAAAAAGAACTTATTATTCATCAGGGCGGATGTATTGTACACCGCCAGTTTAATAAGGAAGATGTAATAAAGTCGCGTGAGGCTCATCCGGGAGTAAAGATTTTAGTACATCCGGAATGTGAACCTGAAGTGGTGGATTCTGCGGATGTAGTGGGGTCAACATCCGGCATGATAAAGTATGTAAGGGAAAGCCCGGACAAACAGTTTATAATAGGCACGGAAGAAGGGCATATACACAGGCTTAAAAAAGAAAGGCCTGACGCTGAATTTTTCTCCCTTGGCAGCGCTAAAGTATGCGTGAATATGAAAAAGACCAGGCTGTCAGACCTGCTTGCCTGCCTGGAAGAAGAAAAAACGGAAATTATACTTGATGAAGAAACCATAATAAACGCAAGAAGGCCGATAGAAAAAATGGTAGAACTGTAA
- a CDS encoding tRNA 2-thiouridine(34) synthase MnmA translates to MKIIIGMSGGADSTAAAWLLKQKGHELTGITLSLWDEASRCCNLDDIMDAKAACAKLGIRHYTLNLKKEFREKVVEPFINSYLSGETPNPCVLCNEEIKFAALLKKMKELSYDKAATGHYARIGKKAGQLVLKAGKDKSKTQEYFLARLKKEELKDIIFPLGNMEKKEIKEITKHQGLLREKPESQEVCFLHGNETPFDFIKRQRGYTGEAGGLFDGDNKRLKTLDTPYFNYTIGQRKGLNYSAGHPVYVTKIDAKEKKVFIGNKEEAFSSAFEIDSLNLLYDDGIKDFAAKVKIRYLHKAASARVKITGKTAVITFIKPQFAVTPGQLAVIYAGNTVIASGFIGAMRG, encoded by the coding sequence GTGAAGATTATAATAGGAATGAGCGGCGGCGCGGATTCCACGGCCGCCGCCTGGCTTTTAAAACAAAAAGGGCATGAACTTACCGGAATAACCCTTTCCTTATGGGATGAAGCTTCCCGCTGTTGTAACCTTGATGATATCATGGACGCCAAAGCTGCGTGCGCGAAACTGGGGATACGGCATTACACGCTTAACCTGAAAAAAGAGTTCAGGGAAAAAGTGGTGGAACCGTTTATTAATTCCTATCTTTCCGGAGAAACTCCCAACCCGTGCGTTTTATGCAATGAAGAGATAAAATTCGCGGCGCTTTTAAAAAAAATGAAAGAATTATCATATGATAAAGCGGCAACCGGGCATTACGCCAGAATCGGCAAAAAGGCGGGGCAGCTTGTGCTTAAAGCCGGAAAAGACAAAAGTAAAACACAGGAATACTTTCTGGCGCGCCTGAAAAAAGAGGAACTTAAAGACATTATATTTCCGCTTGGGAACATGGAAAAAAAAGAGATAAAAGAGATAACAAAGCATCAGGGGCTTTTAAGGGAAAAGCCGGAAAGCCAGGAAGTGTGTTTTCTGCATGGAAACGAAACGCCTTTTGACTTCATAAAAAGGCAGCGGGGATACACCGGGGAGGCGGGCGGGCTTTTTGACGGGGATAATAAAAGATTAAAAACACTGGACACACCTTATTTTAATTACACAATAGGGCAGCGAAAGGGGCTTAATTACAGCGCCGGGCACCCTGTATATGTGACAAAGATTGACGCGAAAGAAAAAAAGGTATTTATAGGCAATAAAGAAGAGGCTTTTTCCTCCGCGTTTGAAATAGATTCGCTTAACCTGCTTTATGATGACGGTATAAAAGATTTTGCCGCGAAAGTTAAGATAAGATACCTGCACAAGGCGGCATCTGCAAGGGTAAAAATTACCGGCAAAACAGCCGTTATTACTTTTATAAAACCGCAGTTTGCGGTGACACCCGGGCAGCTTGCTGTTATTTATGCGGGAAATACGGTTATTGCAAGCGGGTTTATTGGCGCTATGCGCGGTTAG
- a CDS encoding adenylyltransferase, whose protein sequence is MDTRYDRNIRIKEIGAEGQNKLLSSSVLVIGAGGLGSPVIYYLAAAGTGTIAIADGDEVEVINLNRQILHFESDLGRLKTDSAADKVKKLNSKVKVICHPQMINAQNAADIISQYDFIIDAVDNFAVKYLINDTCVKLKKPYCHGGALAWGGQLMTYTPGQACLRCFMSNVPAGDDAHTSINDGILGAVAGNIGTLQAMEAVKYITNAGTLNTGRMLFFDGLKMQYRVLNITKKQGCTACGG, encoded by the coding sequence ATGGACACACGTTATGACAGGAACATCAGAATAAAAGAGATAGGTGCTGAAGGGCAGAATAAACTTTTGTCCTCCTCCGTGCTTGTAATCGGCGCGGGCGGCCTTGGTTCGCCTGTCATATATTATCTTGCAGCCGCAGGCACGGGCACAATTGCAATAGCGGACGGGGATGAAGTTGAAGTAATAAATTTAAACAGGCAGATACTTCATTTTGAATCTGACCTTGGGCGGCTTAAAACAGATTCGGCCGCTGATAAAGTAAAAAAACTTAATTCTAAAGTTAAAGTTATCTGCCATCCGCAAATGATAAACGCGCAGAACGCGGCGGACATAATATCACAGTATGATTTTATAATAGATGCGGTTGATAATTTTGCGGTTAAGTACCTTATTAATGACACCTGCGTGAAATTAAAAAAACCGTACTGCCACGGCGGCGCGCTGGCGTGGGGCGGCCAGTTAATGACATATACACCCGGGCAGGCGTGCTTAAGGTGTTTTATGTCAAATGTGCCGGCCGGCGATGACGCGCACACATCAATAAACGACGGTATATTGGGAGCTGTTGCGGGTAATATAGGGACGCTGCAGGCAATGGAAGCGGTGAAATACATTACTAACGCAGGCACCCTGAATACAGGGCGCATGCTGTTTTTTGACGGATTAAAAATGCAATACAGGGTGTTAAATATTACTAAAAAACAGGGATGCACCGCCTGCGGCGGATAA
- a CDS encoding thiazole synthase has product MDDILKIADREFKSRFMIGTGKFPSDEIMNKCLDASEAEIITVAVRRVDLENPNADIMSALDPKKIFILPNTSGAQNADEAVRTAMLARGMGLSNWIKLEVTPDPKYLWPDGDETLKAARILVKEGFVVLPYIGPDPVLAKKLEDAGTATVMPLASPIGTNKGMKSIDTIKIIIEQAGIPVVIDAGIGSPSDAALAMELGADAVMINTAISASPDPVRMAEAFKLAARAGRLAYLAGMAEKRDNARPSSPTDWLVK; this is encoded by the coding sequence ATGGATGACATTTTAAAAATAGCAGACAGGGAATTTAAAAGCAGGTTCATGATTGGTACGGGAAAATTTCCGTCAGATGAAATCATGAACAAATGCCTTGATGCGTCAGAAGCGGAAATAATAACAGTGGCTGTAAGGCGCGTGGACCTTGAAAACCCCAACGCGGATATTATGTCCGCGCTTGACCCCAAAAAAATATTCATTCTCCCCAACACTTCCGGCGCGCAGAACGCGGATGAAGCCGTAAGGACGGCAATGCTGGCGCGCGGAATGGGGCTGTCAAACTGGATAAAACTTGAAGTGACGCCCGACCCAAAATATCTGTGGCCGGACGGGGACGAAACCCTTAAAGCCGCGCGGATACTTGTAAAAGAAGGTTTTGTGGTGCTGCCATACATAGGGCCTGATCCCGTGCTGGCAAAAAAACTTGAAGACGCGGGCACTGCAACGGTTATGCCGCTTGCGTCGCCGATAGGTACCAATAAAGGAATGAAGTCAATTGATACGATAAAAATAATAATAGAACAGGCGGGGATTCCAGTTGTCATAGACGCGGGTATCGGTTCGCCTTCGGACGCGGCGCTTGCAATGGAACTTGGCGCGGACGCGGTAATGATAAACACCGCCATATCAGCCTCGCCTGACCCTGTCAGAATGGCGGAGGCGTTTAAACTTGCCGCGCGCGCGGGCAGGCTTGCTTACCTTGCGGGTATGGCAGAAAAAAGGGACAACGCAAGGCCTTCATCACCCACAGACTGGCTGGTAAAATAA
- the nifS gene encoding cysteine desulfurase NifS encodes MKIHYLDNNATTRMDDEVLKAMMPYMTDNYANASGVYSFGQDARKAVEESRAIVAEFFNAADSREIIFTSGGTESDNIAVRGAALANSAKGRHIITSAIEHHAVLNVCKALEKEGYEVTYLPVDKYGVVNPEDVKKAIRQDTILISIMAVNNEIGTVEPIAEIGAIAREHKIIFHTDAVQAAGKYPLDVKLMNADLVSISAHKFYGPKGIGALYIRKGVKVSPIMQGGHHENRKRPGTENIAGIVGLAKACSLAMESFKHPEAHEKIKQLRDKLHAGIFEKIPEVILNGHPENRAENTLNVSVKFIEGEGMLIQMDFEGICASSGSACTSGSLDPSHVLLAMGLDHGTAHGSIRFSLSKYTTQEDIDAVLKTLPPAVEKLRSMSPFWKNRDKN; translated from the coding sequence ATGAAAATACATTATCTGGACAATAACGCGACCACAAGAATGGATGATGAAGTTTTAAAGGCAATGATGCCTTACATGACTGATAATTACGCCAACGCGTCGGGCGTTTATTCTTTCGGGCAGGACGCAAGAAAAGCCGTGGAAGAATCACGCGCAATTGTCGCTGAATTTTTTAACGCTGCCGACAGCAGGGAAATAATCTTTACTTCCGGCGGGACAGAATCTGATAATATAGCCGTTCGCGGCGCGGCGCTGGCTAATTCCGCAAAAGGCAGACATATAATAACAAGCGCCATTGAACACCACGCTGTATTAAATGTCTGCAAGGCGCTTGAAAAAGAGGGTTATGAAGTCACATATCTTCCCGTGGACAAATACGGGGTTGTAAATCCGGAAGATGTAAAAAAAGCCATAAGGCAGGATACTATACTTATCTCAATTATGGCGGTAAATAACGAAATTGGCACAGTTGAACCCATTGCTGAAATAGGCGCAATTGCAAGGGAGCATAAGATTATATTTCACACCGACGCGGTTCAGGCGGCGGGCAAATACCCGTTAGATGTAAAATTAATGAACGCCGATTTAGTCTCTATCTCCGCCCATAAATTCTACGGCCCTAAAGGCATCGGCGCGCTGTACATAAGAAAAGGCGTAAAGGTTTCCCCCATAATGCAGGGCGGCCACCACGAAAACAGAAAGAGGCCCGGCACTGAAAATATAGCCGGTATTGTAGGCCTTGCCAAAGCGTGCAGCCTTGCCATGGAAAGTTTTAAGCATCCCGAAGCGCATGAAAAGATAAAGCAGCTGCGCGATAAACTGCATGCGGGCATATTTGAAAAAATTCCAGAAGTAATATTAAACGGCCATCCAGAAAACAGGGCTGAAAACACCCTTAATGTCAGCGTGAAATTTATTGAAGGCGAAGGGATGCTTATACAGATGGACTTTGAAGGCATATGCGCGTCATCCGGCTCTGCCTGTACTTCAGGTTCGCTTGACCCGTCGCACGTGCTTCTGGCAATGGGGCTTGACCACGGCACAGCGCACGGCAGCATACGTTTCAGTTTAAGCAAATATACCACGCAGGAAGACATAGATGCGGTGTTAAAAACGCTTCCGCCGGCGGTTGAAAAATTAAGAAGCATGTCGCCATTTTGGAAAAACAGGGATAAAAATTAA
- the nifU gene encoding Fe-S cluster assembly scaffold protein NifU yields the protein MKYSEKVMERFKNLKNMGRIDNADGIGKVGNARCGDVMWIYIKVDDGIITDCKFETFGCVAAIATSSMATDLVKGMTVEKALEVTNKSIVELLDGLPPEKLHCSVLAEDGIRRAIEDYNRRKQGLPPLAEKEDDGHDHGHEGEEE from the coding sequence ATGAAATACTCCGAAAAAGTAATGGAACGGTTTAAAAATTTAAAGAACATGGGAAGAATTGACAATGCGGACGGTATTGGCAAAGTGGGCAACGCCAGATGCGGCGACGTGATGTGGATATATATAAAGGTGGATGACGGCATAATCACAGACTGCAAGTTTGAAACTTTCGGCTGCGTGGCCGCTATTGCCACGTCTTCAATGGCCACAGACCTTGTAAAAGGAATGACGGTTGAAAAGGCGCTTGAAGTTACAAATAAAAGCATAGTGGAGCTGTTAGACGGGCTTCCGCCTGAAAAACTGCATTGCTCTGTACTTGCGGAAGACGGCATAAGAAGGGCGATAGAAGATTACAACAGAAGAAAGCAGGGGCTGCCGCCCCTTGCGGAAAAAGAAGATGACGGCCATGACCACGGCCACGAAGGCGAAGAAGAGTAA